Proteins found in one Candidatus Eremiobacteraceae bacterium genomic segment:
- a CDS encoding PaaX family transcriptional regulator C-terminal domain-containing protein, which yields MTALRPRSMLFTLFGDYAHPRRRDVPLAGLVHAGGALGLSEAAVRSAVARLAREGWIASRRDGGRSRYGLSASGRSLIEEGTERIYERRSRAWDGAWCMLTYTIPESKRAERDRIRRQLAWLGFGAMGGGTYVSARDVAPETIALLRKRGVHSYARVFSAKLVGPGEQADLVGQCWDLKDVAARYDAFVQHYEPLYKRDAKLARKGDLEDSQAFVTRFALTHDFRRFPFIDPDLPPRLLPARWPGTRARAIFGAHNRLLRAGAFRFFDAIARPDFV from the coding sequence ATGACCGCGCTGCGTCCGCGTTCGATGCTCTTCACGCTTTTCGGCGACTACGCGCATCCGCGCAGGCGCGACGTGCCGCTCGCCGGGCTCGTCCACGCCGGCGGGGCGCTCGGGCTTTCGGAAGCCGCGGTTCGCTCGGCGGTCGCACGCCTCGCTCGGGAGGGGTGGATCGCCTCTCGGCGCGATGGCGGGCGCTCGCGCTACGGCCTATCCGCTTCCGGCCGAAGTCTCATCGAGGAAGGGACCGAGCGCATCTACGAGCGTCGAAGCCGTGCGTGGGATGGGGCGTGGTGCATGCTCACGTACACGATTCCCGAGTCGAAGCGCGCCGAGCGCGACCGCATCCGCAGGCAGCTCGCATGGCTCGGCTTCGGCGCGATGGGCGGCGGCACGTACGTGAGCGCGCGCGACGTCGCGCCGGAGACGATCGCGCTGCTACGGAAGCGCGGCGTCCACTCATACGCACGCGTGTTCTCGGCCAAGCTCGTCGGCCCGGGAGAGCAGGCCGATCTCGTCGGCCAATGCTGGGATCTCAAGGACGTCGCCGCGCGCTACGACGCGTTCGTGCAGCACTACGAGCCGCTCTACAAGCGCGATGCAAAGCTTGCGCGAAAAGGCGACCTCGAGGACTCTCAAGCTTTCGTCACGCGCTTCGCGCTGACGCACGACTTCCGCCGCTTCCCCTTCATCGATCCCGACCTTCCGCCGCGGCTGCTGCCCGCGAGATGGCCCGGCACGCGCGCCCGAGCGATCTTCGGAGCCCACAATCGCTTGCTCCGAGCCGGCGCCTTCCGTTTCTTCGATGCGATCGCGCGGCCCGACTTTGTCTGA